The Candidatus Hydrogenedens sp. genome contains the following window.
CATTTTACAGTTTAATCCAAAAACTAAAAACCCTATTTGTTCAGAGGTTTCATTTGATAATCCAAAATTAGACTTTGTTATAATAAAAACATGGAGTAAAAAACAAAATTTAATATAAACAAAATATTGTCAGTAAAAAGGAATTGTGGTATGAAAATGAATTTTGGGCATCTTGTTTTACTCATTACTTTACTTGCACTGTTTGGATTGTTTGTTTCAGAAACAGCAAATGCTTATATCCTCGCTGAATACTACACAGGTTATGGTTCTGGAGTCCCAAGCAATCCATTTCAAACCACATATTATCGTGCAAAGCGGCTTGAGTCTAATGTCGATTTCAATTGGGGCACGGGTGCTCCTGGGATTGCTGGTATTGGCGACAATTACTTTGCTATCGGTTTCCGAGGTATGGTTTATATTCCCACGACAGGAAACTGGACCTTTTATACCCAGAGTGATGATGGAGTAAGATTGCGAATTGACGGAACACTTAGAATAGATAGTTGGAATCTCATGGGGGGTGATGAACGTTCATCAGGACCATTTACCCTATCTGCGGGCTGGCATAAAGTTGACCTGGATTACTTTGAAAATGAAGGGGGGGCAGTTATCCGCTTGTTATACGAAGGTCCTGGTGTATCAAAGCAGGTTATTCCTGCCAGCGCCTTTGATATAAATAAAGGTGTTACTCAATTTCAGGGAATTCATGGAAGATATTACCGCTGGAGTGGCGGTTCTCCTCCACCCAGCCCATTTACTTATGGCAACTGGTCTATGAACCGTATCGACCCTAATGTTAATTTTAATTGGGGAACGAGCGACCCGCAGTTAAGTAACTGGATTAGTTCAGATTATTTTGCTGTGTGGTGGCATTCCAATATCTATATTCCAACTTCTGGTAACTGGACTTTTTATACTTATACTGATGATGGAGCAAGGCTATGGATTGATGGTACTCAACGAATTAACCAATGGGTTGACCAGGGACTAACAGAGGTATCTTCCGGCGCTATTTACCTTGATGCGGGCTGGCATAATATTGAAATGCAATATTATGAAAATGGTGGAGGTGCCACAGCAGAACTTCGTTGGGAAGGTCCCGGCGTATCAAAACAAGTTATTCCTCAAGCCAATTTAGGCATTTTACAAGGAACCGTTATTGCTCAATATTACAACGCAAACTGGAGTGGAAACCAACCTGCAAATTTTGCCACAGAACGGTATGAATTTGGTATCTGGCATGATTGGGGTACAGGTAGTCCAGAATATGGAGTTGTTGCGGATAATTTTAGTGCATGGTGGCGTGGAAAAGTATTAGTTCCTACCGACGGCACATATACCTTTTATGTAACCAGTGATGATGGTGTTGATTTA
Protein-coding sequences here:
- a CDS encoding PA14 domain-containing protein, with protein sequence MKMNFGHLVLLITLLALFGLFVSETANAYILAEYYTGYGSGVPSNPFQTTYYRAKRLESNVDFNWGTGAPGIAGIGDNYFAIGFRGMVYIPTTGNWTFYTQSDDGVRLRIDGTLRIDSWNLMGGDERSSGPFTLSAGWHKVDLDYFENEGGAVIRLLYEGPGVSKQVIPASAFDINKGVTQFQGIHGRYYRWSGGSPPPSPFTYGNWSMNRIDPNVNFNWGTSDPQLSNWISSDYFAVWWHSNIYIPTSGNWTFYTYTDDGARLWIDGTQRINQWVDQGLTEVSSGAIYLDAGWHNIEMQYYENGGGATAELRWEGPGVSKQVIPQANLGILQGTVIAQYYNANWSGNQPANFATERYEFGIWHDWGTGSPEYGVVADNFSAWWRGKVLVPTDGTYTFYVTSDDGVDLYVNGTRLINRLGQPQSPTEYSGSIALTGGRKYYFDLRYDELTGGAVCQVSWSGPGISKQMIPASAFYPILNEAPSDITISNSTIGSNLPAGTAVGTLSTFDIDNVTGANPQQTFTYTKVSGSANFDVVGNTVRTAAANLTPGNYTIRVRTTDNGTRPDNLSFEKDITITVVDTTPPTVTSVQVTAVRYVNVTFSEAMGAGITTSTNYVISGTGKGTLADNPNSVSLVSGNTYRLAWTIGEMRQGGDITITVSGVRDIAGNLIGTPNSGTHTGGGIYIEAPSVSTVTAPTAVNTSPITINYSGASDNSSGINTIELWYKKGSGGTWTDTGLRSSSYPSGSFVFNTFSGEDTYYFTLVPVDNAGNRGAEASGSGQANTKYDITNPGVGAINVSPYTNGTPVPIN